From the genome of Thermoanaerobaculia bacterium:
TCGCCCAGCTTCTTGGCGGCCATCCAGGCCGCTCCGACGACCGCGCCACCCACCAGGCCCGCGACGCCGGTAGCGACCGGGCTCACTTTGCCCTGCTCGGCGTGGATCGGCGGATAGGTGTCCGGCGGCGTCGGCCGGTCGATCGGCACCGTGTCGTGCAGCGGCACGCGGAAGGCGAGCGCCTGTTCGGTGCAGCCGAAGCAGGGGTGTCCCAATCCGATCGGCCAGGCTCCGACGACCTCGTTGAAGTGATTGACCGAGCAGTTGGCGTGCGTCGCCGGTCCCTTGCAGCCGAGGCGGTAGAGGCACCAGCCCTCGCGGTGCCCGGCGTCGCCGTACTCG
Proteins encoded in this window:
- a CDS encoding hydrogenase 2 small subunit (involved in hydrogen uptake) translates to EYGDAGHREGWCLYRLGCKGPATHANCSVNHFNEVVGAWPIGLGHPCFGCTEQALAFRVPLHDTVPIDRPTPPDTYPPIHAEQGKVSPVATGVAGLVGGAVVGAAWMAAKKLGEDETKSKN